In a genomic window of Ptiloglossa arizonensis isolate GNS036 chromosome 12, iyPtiAriz1_principal, whole genome shotgun sequence:
- the LOC143153021 gene encoding uncharacterized protein LOC143153021: MHKLPLSFILLTYTGYWRPIKWPVYSIQYWLYNTYSALMILFLYFFAFCSFVDSVLSEDLKAATDKFSLFISVLGVCIKVGNLFFQRKRIISLMNTLVQGNCIPRDEQEMIIQQKSDDHARNLTIYCEIVNQMAATFATLGRFNELLGKRSLPVYDWVPYSLTSQNVYMISLMQQTLALIICANASVANETLISGLMIQTSAQFEIFCHRARKLPALFVEAEKASTSTEELKNRRKRILRNLITHHLEIYDLEKYTFTVIPYKVSDLQVSQHGGTSHEQPIVSRKCFQEYTFDSFALKGHDAGAKFKTQFRAIIFKRGGYIDEKKRLRSFSSECLTHNILYIYSVIFVLTPHYTNKCPVIYGLRGEEIEVHRNAKDYWRAFVKTFTKIVNAIFQYTIFLQFCISTTVLCLSILKMSSKLSFDVNFVSSLFYLCAMLMQVYLYCWFGNEVTLKSKSVSDAIYEMDWTTLPVNVMKDLLIIMMRSKRPIVMSSGHIVTLSTDSFVTIMKTSYSSYNLLKDPSKA; encoded by the exons aTGCACAAGCTTCCTTTGTCTTTTATTCTGCTTACTTACACTGGCTACTGGAGACCGATAAAATGGCCGGTATATTCCATCCAATACTGGCTGTACAACACATACTCGGCACTCATGATATTGTTCTTATACTTCTTCGCGTTCTGCTCTTTCGTAGACTCCGTTCTAAGCGAAGACCTGAAGGCCGCGACCGATAAATTTTCTCTCTTCATCTCGGTACTCGGTGTCTGCATCAAAGTTGGCAATCTGTTTTTTCAACGTAAAAGAATCATCAGTTTGATGAACACTCTTGTCCAGGGAAATTGTATCCCGAGGGACGAGCAGGAGATGATCATACAACAGAAATCCGACGACCATGCAAG AAATTTGACGATATACTGCGAGATCGTAAACCAGATGGCCGCAACGTTCGCGACTCTAGGACGATTCAACGAGTTATTAGGCAAGAGATCATTACCAGTGTACGATTGGGTGCCGTACAGTTTAACGTCGCAAAACGTGTACATGATATCtttgatgcaacagacacttgcCCTGATAATCTGCGCGAACGCCAGTGTAGCCAACGAGACATTGATCTCGGGACTGATGATTCAAACGAGCGCACAATTCGAGATATTTTGTCATCGAGCACGAAAGTTACCAGCCTTGTTCGTAGAGGCGGAGAAGGCCAGCACGTCGACGGAGGAATTGAAGAacagaagaaaaagaatactACGAAACTTGATTACACATCATCTGGAAATTTACGA TCTCGAGAAATATACGTTTACCGTGATACCGTACAAGGTGTCTGACCTACAAGTATCTCAACACGGTGGAACGTCTCACGAGCAACCGATAGTGTCGAGAAAATGTTTTCAAGAATATACTTTTGACAGCTTCG CGCTCAAGGGACACGACGCTGGCGCCAAATTCAAGACTCAAT TTCGAGCAATCATTTTCAAACGAGGCGGATACATCGATGAGAAGAAAAGATTGAGATCGTTCTCCAGCGAATGTTTAACGCACAATATTCTTTACATTTACTctgtaat ATTTGTTCTTACTCCGCATTATACAAATAAGTGTCCGGTGATTTATGGATTACGAGGAGAAGAAATTGAAGTTCACAGGAACGCGAAAGATTATTGGAGAGCCTTTGTTAAAAC atttacgaaaatcgtCAACGCGATTTTCCAGTACACGATCTTCTTGCAGTTCTGCATAAGCACGACGGTGCTCTGCctaagtattttaaaaatgtcATCGAAGCTCTCGTTCGATGTGaacttcgtttcgagcctcttcTATTTGTGCGCTATGCTCATGCAGGTGTATTTATACTGCTGGTTTGGAAACGAGGTGACGTTGAAG AGTAAAAGTGTGAGCGACGCCATTTACGAAATGGACTGGACGACGCTCCCCGTTAACGTAATGAAGGATTTACTGATTATCATGATGAGATCCAAAAGGCCCATTGTAATGTCGAGCGGTCACATTGTCACTTTGTCCACGGATTCGTTCGTGACC ATCATGAAGACGTCGTATTCGTCGTACAACCTCTTGAAAGACCCTTCGAAGgcgtaa
- the LOC143153022 gene encoding odorant receptor 67a-like codes for MMIETSVATTIVNSLAIDFRNDRLTYQAWIPYNYSSTILFQLTYTHQMFSVFILSLAHIASDVLFFGLVIQTCCQIDILEYRLNDVKTNGKTALQNCVRHHNNIFQLATMTNNTLNITIFSQFFGGFLVLCLGLSQLLKQDLMSAEFLATIFYLSTIMIQSFLYCWYGNEVNLKSIRLADTIFQIDWTGLNKDEKKILLFTMNRTTSPIVYESAHVVTVNIDFFVVVKITTIKVDDSDPILRKWSAMHPLLHSDP; via the exons ATGATGATAGAAACGTCAGTCGCTACGACCATAGTGAACTCGTTAGCGATCGACTTTCGCAACGACAGACTAACCTACCAAGCCTGGATACCTTACAATTATTCGTCCACGATTCTTTTCCAATTGACATACACCCACCAAATGTTCAGTGTATTTATTTTGTCGCTCGCGCATATTGCTTCCGATGTACTGTTCTTCGGATTGGTAATACAAACCTGTTGTCAAATCGACATCCTCGAATATCGCTTGAACGATGTAAAAACGAACGGAAAGACGGCACTGCAGAATTGCGTTCGTCATCACAACAATATTTTCCA ATTAGCCACGATGACGAACAACACGCTGAATATaacaatcttttcgcaattTTTCGGAGGATTCCTAGTGCTCTGTTTAGGACTATCACAGTTACTCAAACAAGACCTTATGAGCGCCGAATTCTTAGCAACGATATTTTACCTGAGCACGATCATGATACAAAGCTTTCTTTACTGTTGGTACGGGAACGAAGTCAATTTGAAG AGTATCAGGCTGGCAGACACAATCTTTCAGATCGATTGGACTGGACTAAACAAAGACGAGAAGAAGATTCTTCTGTTCACGATGAATCGTACAACTTCGCCCATAGTGTACGAAAGCGCGCACGTGGTGACTGTGAACATCGATTTCTTCGTGGTCGTCA AAATAACGACGATCAAAGTAGATGACAGCGATCCGATCTTGAGGAAATGGTCCGCTATGCACCCATTATTGCATAGTGAtccataa